Proteins encoded within one genomic window of Mycoplasma phocoenae:
- the infC gene encoding translation initiation factor IF-3, whose protein sequence is MFTYCSFEKWINTTFFILKEILIQSNSTKNYRNDRKPKSEHILNHDIPFPKVFVTDEDGTKIGVLSKAEAIELAKSQKKDLVLISMVDNKPITRILDYGKFKYNRKKKAKEAKEKQSVTVNREVRLTVNIGDHDLNTKARKAREFILNGDRVKVSLKFRGREMMRPEIGQEVIQKFYACVEDIAKISKEATLINDRFLDMYLEKDKKKVQILEKQTKEQGDNDAKNEN, encoded by the coding sequence ATGTTTACATATTGTAGTTTTGAGAAGTGGATAAATACCACTTTTTTTATTTTAAAGGAGATACTTATTCAATCAAATAGTACCAAAAATTATCGTAATGATAGAAAACCAAAAAGCGAACATATTTTAAACCATGACATACCCTTTCCTAAAGTATTCGTAACTGATGAAGATGGTACAAAAATTGGTGTTCTATCAAAGGCGGAAGCTATTGAATTAGCTAAATCACAAAAAAAAGATTTAGTTTTAATATCAATGGTAGATAACAAACCAATTACAAGAATTTTAGATTATGGTAAGTTTAAATATAACCGTAAGAAAAAAGCTAAAGAAGCAAAAGAAAAACAATCTGTTACAGTAAACCGCGAAGTTCGTTTAACAGTAAATATCGGAGATCATGATTTAAATACAAAGGCAAGAAAAGCAAGAGAATTTATTTTAAATGGTGATCGTGTTAAGGTTTCACTAAAATTCCGCGGAAGAGAAATGATGAGACCTGAAATCGGTCAAGAAGTCATTCAAAAATTCTATGCATGTGTAGAAGATATTGCAAAAATTTCAAAAGAAGCGACATTGATTAATGATCGTTTCTTGGATATGTATTTAGAAAAAGATAAAAAGAAAGTGCAAATTTTAGAAAAACAAACAAAAGAACAAGGAGATAACGATGCCAAAAATGAAAACTAA
- a CDS encoding peptide-methionine (S)-S-oxide reductase gives MNLWFFYNFNWRNYPWFLKNYCDPTSKYKQDGCEGIQYCCDIYFEDKLSKEVINKVINIRKKYNEFYVEIEQLKHFIKAENYHQDYQIRI, from the coding sequence ATTAATCTTTGATTCTTTTATAATTTCAATTGAAGAAATTATCCTTGATTTCTTAAGAATTATTGTGATCCGACTTCAAAATATAAACAAGATGGTTGTGAAGGAATACAATATTGTTGTGATATATATTTTGAGGATAAACTTAGTAAGGAAGTTATCAATAAAGTTATTAATATAAGAAAAAAATATAACGAGTTTTATGTAGAAATTGAACAATTGAAACATTTCATAAAAGCAGAAAATTACCACCAAGATTATCAAATAAGAATATAA